The Primulina huaijiensis isolate GDHJ02 chromosome 9, ASM1229523v2, whole genome shotgun sequence genomic interval taaaatccTATTTTTTCAAGGTTATGATATTGAAAATCATGGTAAATTAGTTTCATATTCTTTGCATCATAATATTAACTCaatagataaataatatataataaagtaatattatgtttttgaactatgaaaattaattttgtatatgttaatatattaattaaaaaagaaaaagttttgATAGCATAGATCCCATATTTATTAGGTAGACAAACAAGATCACAAGTCATCAGCTGACAATTAAATTCGGGTTGGCAATTTGTGTCCAATTTGGAATCCCAAAAGGCTTACATACTATGGTCATCACACAATCACATGTTGTGTCACATCATTGGACCACAATCCAAATCCCaccatgaatttttttttttattttaaaaatatgtttttatttattatattgaaGCACCGATTTGTTTGCCTAAAATTtaactaattttatatataccATAGTTTCGATATATAAATGCTTTTCTAAgattatgattatatatatatatatatgaggaAATTGAATAAGGTTATGCACAAGGTTAATGCATAAAATCTCTGAAAAATGAGACATGGAAGAATGATCGATTTTATACGAAGAATTTTGAgcatttctaaatttatttattggaaaaaacttgtgtgagacggtctcatgagtcttattttatgagacggatctcttatttggatgtattattttttatgctaatagtattactttttattatgaatatcggtagagttgacccgtctcacagataaatatttttgagactgtctcacaagagacctactcttatttATTATAGAAGAGAGTAATACATCATTTGCTTGTATACGTAGAATCAAGTAAACTCTTGTGAAACAGTTTCataagttaattttgtgagaagGATATCTTATCTGACAtaacttattaaaaatattaatttttatgtcagaatattaatttttatgtcaNagagttgacccgtctcacagataaatatttgtgagaccgtctcacaagagaccgaCTCTTATTTATTATAGAAGAGAGTAATACATCATTTGCTTGTATACGTAGAATCAAGTAAACTCTTGTGAAACAGTTTCataagttaattttgtgagaaatATATCTGATCTGACATAACTTATTAaaactattaatttttatgtcagaatattaatttttattaatatataaattgaatCGACCTGTTTCACACGCATATTATTTAAGAAGAAATCTATTCATGTATAATTAgaacaaaatttcattttaaaaaaggagaacaaaaaatttatttatagtgGCATAATAATTTTGCACCCTACCCACCATCCAGTTCTTGGGTTTGCTCCCACCGCCAGTTTATGCTCCCTGTAATATCAGCGTCACACAACAAAGCTCGAAGCTTTATCCCAAACCCGACCCCATTTCCCCCTTCACTCGCCTAAGAAAATGCCGCCATAATTGTACTGTGCTCTTTTATTGCAACTCTCAGATTCTCAGACTGCATCAGTTGCAGTTAAAAACCAATACTTTTTCTTTCCCTCCACTACCTTTTCTCCGTTCTTTGCTCTGAATTCCACCTCCATGTTTGGCCAAACCCTAGATCTGTCTACCATTTAGCTGAAAACCCTCTGTCCATCTGTGAATAACCCAGTGCAGGTCTTGAGTTCGTACGTTTCTTTGTCTCTCTGtgttttttcgaaatttttcgCAGTTGGAGCTATTTTTGAAATCCCAGTGTGGCTTTATCACGAACAATTTATTTGCATGCGCTTCTTTTTGGTTTGTTGTTCTCTTATCTGGTATCTGCTTTTATGGCAAGCGAGAGCAAAAACATGTTGAAACCTTTTTACCATCAGAAATTTTTTtagagagagaaaaagtaagaaacaAAACGGAAAGTTAGACACTTGCTTCTGCATGTATGGGTTTCATGGTTGGGATTGCGTTGATTAACTGTTGTTGTCTTCATTCTGAATGCAGATACCGTGAGAACTTATATAACTGAAGTAATTCGTGGGTCACGGCTAAAAGAGGTCGAAACCGAAATTTGAGTAGAGAGGAGGTAAAAAGATGAGTGGAACAGCATCAACATCTACGGCAGTTAGGGTAGGGGGAGGGGCGGAGGTAGGTTATGGTGGATATAGGCCACCTTTCACTGCTATGCAGTGGCAGGAGCTGGAGCACCAAACCATGATATACAAGTACCTGGTGGCTGGTCTTCCAATCCCACCGGACCTTGTCATGCCTATTCGTCGTAGTTTCGAGTTGATTTCTGCTAGTTTATTCCACCACCCTTCTTGTAAGCATCTCTACCTTTTTTATCTATTGCACGCTTATTTGTACGATTATGTTCATGATGCACACTGTGAAATGGGTGTTGTCTTGTTTTCTTTGTAGGAATATAAAACAAtctctcaaaaaaaattttaagctgTGGTTGATTGGTATCTTATCAGTATAGGAAGTGAAGCTACCTGTGATTACTGGTAAATGTTAGTGTGGAATTAACAGGTCTGTCGGCAGGATTCTTATCTGTTACTGAGCTTGTGCCTATAATACTTGAACTGGCGTTTGTGTTTGTGGAAGTGTATGTGTTCTTGGCAATCTGTATCATATGATTGAAGGGTTAATGTTTTTGGAGTTTGTACTTGCATGTATTTGTCTTTCTGATGCCTTCTCtgaaaaataacatttagaATCGATTAGCTTAACTAGATGTAACAACCCACGACGGATCGGATCAACTATCCTAAGTGTATGATCGAATAAATCACAACGGTTAGTTCGATCCTGATTTATCCGATGGTATACGATGGGTCACATATGATTTTTCATGTGTGACTATTCGTGGACCACGTGAAAAATCATATATGACTCATACTACGCCATTGGATCAACAATAAGGGCAATTGTCGAAGTGTAGGATCGAACAAATCGCAAGTGGGATGATACTACTTGCTCTATTATCAAATTGTTCGGAAGAATATctatgtttgtaaattttttttttgggggatCTGTCGATCGTGTTCGTGTGCAACGAAATAAGATTGAGTATTTGAAGGTAAGATCTATGTACAAAAGAATCATCTTTCTAATTGAAGGGTAATGTTATTAGACATGGCATTTTTGTACAGTTAATCTTTACTTCggcattttaatttatttcttttcttggattttcaatttttcataaCTCCATTAAGATTGTGTGTCAGCTTTAGTGCACATGTTTCTAATGTAACTCTATACTAACTGCATATTCTTGAACTGTAAAATGAAAAATCTTGTTTTTCACTTTGGACTCAATGTTGGTATTTGTCATGCAGTGGGCTATTGTTCCTATTACGGGAAGAAGTTCGATCCCGAGCCTGGGAGATGCCGAAGGACAGATGGAAAGAAGTGGAGGTGCTCCAAAGACGCACATCCAGACTCAAAATATTGTGAACGGCACATGCACCGAGGCCGCAACCGTTCAAGAAAGCCTGTGGAATGTCAATCTACTTCCCAGTCCTTGTCGACTTCATTGTCTCAAATCTCGACTGGGAGCAGTAGTAACGGTGGAAGCTTCCAAGAAAGCAGCAGTGCAAGCTTTCAAAACATGCCACCTTACTCTGCTGTTAATTCAGATGGATCGTCTCTTGGTAGAAATTTGGCAAAGCTGCAGATGGAATCCATCCCACATGGGATCAATAACAAGGAGTTCAGGTATTTCTACTGAATGAGCTGTTACATTCGTGTACTTGTTTCTCTCATTTTCCAGCCTTTGTTAAAATGTGATAGAATACCTGCAAAGTGTTTTGGTGGGTTCCACATATATGGGAATTGAAAAGGTGTAATCTTTTGCTAAACTACTAATCAAATGCTAATcagataaggataaagaacaaaGGAAAAAAACGAAGCAAATCTTCACTTGAATTTAGGGGGTTCTGTGTTATCAAAAGGATGTGGTTTGGTAATACTTATTGGGGTTCTTCAGATTAGTTGTAAAATCTAGAAATCCACCCTTTTTCCTTTCTAATTCCACTCTTTATTTTCTTGCCTCTTCTAGATTATTAACATAAGTTGAACGTGCAGGTATATCCATGGACTGAATTCTGATACCAATTATAGTAGTTTCTCAGCAGAAGCTTCTGGAAGTGTCGGAAATTTAGGCTTGGGCCCTAGCTCAGGTTGCAGCAATTGGCATTTCATACCTTCTCAAGTTTCCTCGAGCCCCTGCTTAAAACAAAATTCTGATTCCCCATTTATGGATGATTCCTCTTCCCAACAAAACATGCTTCGTGCTTTTGAACCCATTGATTCGACCATGCCAAAACAGCTGCTGAAAGACTCGTTTTTTGGCAGTGAGATTAGTTCAGCAGGTCCAGTACAACATGAGCAGCTTCCGGTGCATCCTTTCTTCAATGAGTGGCCTACGACTAAGGAATCATGGTCCAATTTCCACGATGATGGATCCAGCAAAAATGTCTTTTCATCCACTCAGCTGTCCATCTCAATTCCCCGTGCATCTCGTGATGTTTCTCCAATGAGTGATTACTCCCCTAAAGGTTAGTCGCGATAATTATCATGCAtagaatttcaagaaaattctTAGCTGGACCAGCAGTTCTCGGAATAAGCTATACTTCGAATTCTTGATTTTTGCACATCATCCCAGTTACTTGGTATTGCCGGAGCAAGACCACAGGGCAGCACAATGATAAACTGGGTCGAGTTCACTTTGAGTTTGAATTTGAGACTGATCAGTTTGGTATAAAAGCTGGCATTATAGCATGAGCTTACTAGCCTAGGCAATTTCATTTATAAATATTGGTAAATATAGTAAAGCTGAGCACAATTTAAGAATTGAATAATCTCGAGATGACTTGATTCTTTTGCGCGTGTAGTGACGCATGTTTTAGCCAAAAATAATCTCAAAAATTTGTCCTAGAATCAATCTACTAAATGTAATCATTAGCAAGGACTATGCGTTGTGATCTTGATTTTGCCCCATAATCCAAACTGCATGATGGCGCCCTGTGTGATGAAGAACATGGAAATATAGATTGACATTGAAACTAAAAATGATCTCAATATCTTGTCATAGCATCAAATCACCGAATGTAAACATCCTAAAATTTGTGTTTCTTCTTTTTGGCGCACAGATGCGTGAAGTCGGTTGAACAATAAACTCCCGGTCAGTTCTCTCTACGTGTTGATTGTTTTATGGCATGCTGATGCTTGAGCGGGTGGTTTTAAGAATGATGAATGCCGGTCTTTGACCTGAGCTGTATGAGGGCTGAAACTTCGGGTCGGTTCTTTCTGTGTTGATTGTAGTCTGTTTCAAGAACTGATGCTCGTTTTTTTCGCATTTCGTGCACCATGTAAGTCGTTGACTAGATATTTACTAGTCCATTGTCTTTGTTATTCCTTGTTTATATGTTGTGAACTGATGCTGGATACATGCTCGGACTCCGCATCTTGAATAAAGGTATCTGGTTAGTCTTTGTCCTGAGTTCTCATCATGTTGTTTTGGTAGCGTTGAGGTGTATTTAAACTTTGACTTCTATCCAGTATTGACATATACGGGCCCCAGGGAAACCATCGCCTCATTAGCCTGGGTTAAGGAAGCCTCTACTTCCTCCATCGCTGCCCGAGCCTGAAGCCGGGAAGCCTCGAACTCCTCATCCAACCCTTTTTGGGAGACCTCAGCCTCCACTTGGGTCTGCCTTAGCTCCATCCAGGCCTCCTCCATCTGTTGGTGGGCTACCTCTGTGGTGGTTCTCTTCCCGACCTCTTCTTCTGTATGCAATTGGATGGCCCTGTCCAGTCATCCTTGATATTTTCATGGAATCTGATGGCAACTCGGACCCAACCTGCCTCCCTTCTGGTTAGGGCAGAGACATTCTCGTGAGCATCCACTAGCATTTGAAGGACctgcataataaaataaaaaaaaaaggatttaaaaaattattatttaaaaaaaagatagaaTGCAAAGCAGAGATACTGAGAGAACTATGGGTGTCAAAATCTAACATGATCCGACAACTCGACCCGATTCGACCCCAAAAACATCAAGTTTGAGTTGGAAGTTTTTGGGTTCGGGTCCACCCGGTTGATccagaaattttatttttttaaaaatatatataattaaaaatattgtatatatttttatatattgtatgtttgaaaaaaaactattatatatttatatcaaaatttttcatcatttaatttttattttatacattttttttattttttgtaaaccattgtttatttgatttaatatttgatttaataaatatatttttaattttctataattagaatttcaaatttaaataatatatgataaatttttttatcatgtgttaaattaaaatattattattattatttaatttttatttaattattttttaaaaaaaatcaaaatcgggTTGGTCGGGTTAATGAGGTTCGTGTTCGAGTTCGGATTCGGAGTCTTCAAGTTGGTTTGGGTTCGGGTCTGGTTTGGGTTGAATAGGTTTTTAATACTATCATGCATGAACCCGACCTGAACCCACCCGACCCAACCGAATTGACATCCCTAGCGATGGCAGAACCTTCGAAGAGTTTGTGGTTGGGGCACAGTCCATAAAGACGGACCTTCTCGGCAGGGGATATCAAACTCTTTATCAACTGGACCCTGACTGAGGAAGCCCCATCTAGGAAGAGATTTCCTCATATATCTGAGAGGTTAAATGAGTTCAGCTCAATTGTCTGTGGGGAGGAGGAGGAACCCGGACCGATTGCCTAGAGGGAACCTTGAGCGCCCTCTTCATTATCACTTAGATAAACTAGGTTGGGATCACCACTGGCCTTTCTTTTTCAGCGATTGAAGAGGACGTGATCCTCTGATTCCTCAGAGAAAGATTGAAGCTCATGGCCCGGACCTTCGACTCTAGTCATAGCCATTCTCCCTTGCCAAATCCTCAGCACCGACCCTCTCCCGGGCCTCAACAGCTTTCTTACCTTCATGGGCCAGCTGTTGGCTCGGGCTTTCTTCTGGAGGGTAGCTTTCCGGATGGCTGCTTTCTCAGCCTCTTCTGCCTTCTCAGTAGAATGTTTTTGAGCAAAAGCTTGCTTCATTTCCGGAGCTTCTGCAGTTGCCAATCAAACCAGGGTCATTTGACATAAATATTAGGAAAGTAAAGATAGATTGTAAAGAAGTGTACCGGGTTGAGTAGCAGAGGCATCAAAAGCATCCAGATATAGGGCTCTTCGGACTTGTAGGCTCGAGTGAATTTGGGCTTAAGGGGAAGGGTAGATAAAAATTTGGTCGAGCATATGGGGGATGGAATACTGATGAAGAAATATCGACATTTCCATCCCTTCAAAGAAGAGGTGATGTCATCAAGAAATTTGTGGTGGGTCTGGGCAGTCAGAGTGAAATCGTTCTCGTAAAAAAGACAAGCAAAGTAATAATGAAAGATCGTGATCAAAAGGTTGTTCATCATGAATAACATAAACATCGAGGCCATTATGTGGAAAAAATTGGGGTGAAGTTGGTCAAAAGAACCCCGAGGAAACAAGCCATCTCGATGGAAAATGGAGAATGGGGAACTGAATATCGCTTTTAACTTGGTCCTGAAAGAAAGTATAGAAGCCCTCGGGTGGCTGATCAGCACATTCTGAGGGACAGAGAATAATAAGAGTGAAAGTAGAAGAGATGGATCTGAAAACTCGGAGATCTTCAGCAGAGCTGAGTCGCAGGGTGCTGGCTGTAGTGGAAAACTAGGAAGCACCCGAATTCTCGATCCATGTTTCAGAAACTATCTCGAGTTTTCCCTTGTCCTTTTCCCGGGAACTGGATGGCCTGGTTGCTGGGTGGGAGAGTTTAGGTTGTTTGGATTTTTGTGGTTTTGGTTTAAAATTGTGACAGAAGGGACGGGGAGGGTTTTTTTGGAGGTGGTAGTAGAGCAGGGAGGAGGAAAAGCTGGGGCGGAGTCAAAGAGCTTCGTCGCAGACTCATACCCAGATGAACCACACGCGTTTGCTCTGGAGGTAGAATATGTAAAGTcagacatt includes:
- the LOC140984185 gene encoding growth-regulating factor 4-like, with translation MSGTASTSTAVRVGGGAEVGYGGYRPPFTAMQWQELEHQTMIYKYLVAGLPIPPDLVMPIRRSFELISASLFHHPSLGYCSYYGKKFDPEPGRCRRTDGKKWRCSKDAHPDSKYCERHMHRGRNRSRKPVECQSTSQSLSTSLSQISTGSSSNGGSFQESSSASFQNMPPYSAVNSDGSSLGRNLAKLQMESIPHGINNKEFRYIHGLNSDTNYSSFSAEASGSVGNLGLGPSSGCSNWHFIPSQVSSSPCLKQNSDSPFMDDSSSQQNMLRAFEPIDSTMPKQLLKDSFFGSEISSAGPVQHEQLPVHPFFNEWPTTKESWSNFHDDGSSKNVFSSTQLSISIPRASRDVSPMSDYSPKDA